One Streptomyces sp. RPA4-2 genomic window carries:
- a CDS encoding sensor histidine kinase, which translates to MAAIIGWRRAGGSLVSPGDALGAAALFVLSVVAASIEPHRHVFLVRWPAVLLAAVGCSALVCRRRHPFGVLALTVCCGIVFELLGFRESPVVMSPVLVSVYTVALMTDRRTACAAASASAAVLVGAAVVWGARSWLDPDKAATLAWMALPAAVGDGVRSRRAYVAAVEERAEHAERTREQEAQHRVAAERVRIARELHDIVAHHIALINAQAGVAAHLLERRPERILTALEEIRDASRSALDELRVTVGLLRQSDDPVAPRDPLPGLAQVPALLSSFERAGLAVKHTRQGDAEPLEPSVDLAAYRIVQESLTNVRKHSGADHARVFLHYDPAWLTITVEDDGSAEPHDPQPGAGHGLIGMRERAATVGGRLHAGARPEGGFSVTAELPLRSSLALDKPSKEWR; encoded by the coding sequence ATGGCGGCGATCATCGGTTGGAGACGGGCAGGGGGTTCCCTGGTATCCCCGGGCGACGCTCTGGGTGCGGCGGCCCTGTTCGTGCTGTCGGTCGTCGCCGCTTCGATCGAACCGCACCGGCACGTGTTTCTGGTGCGCTGGCCCGCCGTGCTGCTGGCGGCGGTCGGTTGTTCCGCCCTGGTGTGCAGACGCCGCCACCCCTTCGGCGTACTGGCCCTGACGGTTTGCTGCGGAATCGTCTTCGAGTTGCTCGGATTCCGGGAAAGTCCCGTGGTGATGAGTCCGGTACTGGTGTCCGTCTACACCGTGGCCCTGATGACCGACCGGCGCACCGCCTGCGCCGCGGCCTCCGCCTCTGCCGCCGTCCTGGTGGGGGCGGCCGTCGTCTGGGGCGCGAGGTCGTGGCTGGACCCGGACAAGGCGGCGACGCTGGCCTGGATGGCTCTGCCGGCCGCGGTCGGAGACGGGGTCCGTTCACGTCGCGCGTATGTGGCGGCGGTGGAGGAACGGGCGGAGCACGCCGAGCGCACCCGCGAGCAGGAGGCACAGCACCGGGTGGCGGCCGAGCGCGTCAGGATCGCCCGTGAGCTGCACGACATCGTCGCGCACCACATCGCCCTGATCAACGCTCAGGCAGGCGTCGCGGCCCATCTGCTGGAGCGGCGGCCGGAACGGATCCTCACGGCTCTGGAGGAGATCCGGGACGCCAGCCGATCGGCGCTGGACGAACTACGCGTCACTGTGGGACTGCTGCGGCAGTCCGACGATCCGGTGGCGCCCCGCGATCCCCTGCCGGGCCTGGCGCAGGTACCGGCCCTCCTGTCCTCGTTCGAAAGGGCCGGACTGGCCGTGAAGCACACTCGGCAGGGCGACGCCGAACCGCTGGAACCGTCGGTCGACCTGGCCGCGTATCGCATCGTGCAGGAATCCCTGACCAATGTGCGCAAGCATTCCGGCGCGGACCACGCCCGGGTGTTCCTGCACTACGACCCCGCCTGGCTGACGATCACGGTCGAGGACGACGGCAGCGCGGAACCTCACGATCCCCAGCCGGGGGCCGGTCACGGGCTGATCGGTATGCGCGAGCGTGCCGCCACCGTCGGCGGCAGACTCCACGCGGGAGCGCGTCCCGAGGGCGGCTTCAGCGTGACCGCCGAACTGCCGCTGCGGTCCAGCCTCGCCCTGGACAAGCCCTCGAAGGAATGGCGATGA
- a CDS encoding BlaI/MecI/CopY family transcriptional regulator — protein sequence MTATDGERRPAGELEASVLAALWAAGKPQSAAQVRSAMPQPLARTTVATLLARLQEKGVVGRSPGTRGFVYFPVEDSHGLTARRMHRALDQDGDRSTVLARFVEGLSPEDETELRRLLGESGQ from the coding sequence ATGACGGCCACCGATGGTGAACGCCGACCCGCCGGCGAGCTCGAGGCGAGCGTCCTCGCCGCCTTGTGGGCGGCCGGGAAGCCGCAGTCGGCGGCTCAGGTGAGGTCCGCGATGCCGCAGCCGCTGGCCCGTACGACGGTGGCGACCCTGCTGGCCCGGCTCCAGGAAAAGGGGGTCGTCGGCCGCAGCCCCGGCACGCGGGGCTTCGTCTACTTCCCCGTGGAGGACTCCCACGGGCTGACCGCCCGCCGTATGCACCGCGCACTCGACCAGGACGGTGACCGAAGCACGGTGCTGGCCCGGTTCGTCGAGGGACTGAGTCCCGAGGACGAGACGGAGCTGAGGCGTCTCCTGGGGGAGAGTGGGCAGTGA
- a CDS encoding ABC transporter permease, producing MAEPDARGDRAHEAHRRPSRRAKRWQSFARSPLLPATVIVLLVSAVAGVFAWSYTYAFANPTPHRVPTAVIGPPDAAHGAFLTGMESAMDGSLMVHTYPGYAQAREAAEKQAVFAIFDVRQERTVTVDVSSASGASVAQVVEQAAQAVGKDLGKAVVVRDIKPNQRGDPRGLAIFYISLAAVVVSYVGGIQLSVHARELGAGARIAFTIAYSLLGAFAIVAVVDWGLGALELPFASVWLTLALTMYAASAVFLMFLVLVGRWALIPTWGLMVLIGNPSSGGAVSWPLLPTFLGLVGRWLPTGAAIGAIHTEVYFPGYLHAFPFLVLTGWALVSTVVFCLLRNRRPTAERAVAAPPE from the coding sequence ATGGCAGAGCCGGACGCGCGGGGCGACCGTGCCCACGAGGCCCACCGACGGCCTTCGAGGCGGGCGAAGCGGTGGCAGTCCTTCGCGCGTTCCCCTCTCCTGCCCGCGACGGTGATCGTGCTCCTCGTCTCGGCCGTGGCGGGCGTCTTCGCGTGGTCGTACACCTACGCCTTCGCCAATCCGACCCCGCACCGGGTGCCGACCGCGGTGATCGGCCCGCCGGACGCGGCCCACGGCGCCTTTCTGACCGGTATGGAGAGCGCGATGGACGGCTCGTTGATGGTCCACACGTACCCCGGCTACGCACAGGCCAGGGAAGCGGCCGAGAAACAGGCGGTCTTCGCGATCTTCGACGTGCGGCAGGAGCGCACGGTCACGGTGGATGTCTCGTCCGCGTCGGGCGCGTCGGTGGCCCAGGTGGTCGAGCAAGCGGCGCAGGCGGTGGGAAAGGACCTGGGAAAGGCCGTCGTGGTACGGGACATCAAACCGAACCAGCGGGGCGATCCTCGCGGTCTGGCGATCTTCTACATCTCGCTGGCGGCCGTGGTGGTCAGTTACGTGGGCGGGATCCAGCTCAGTGTGCACGCGAGGGAACTCGGCGCCGGTGCGCGCATCGCGTTCACCATCGCGTACTCCCTGCTGGGGGCGTTCGCCATCGTGGCGGTCGTGGACTGGGGTCTCGGTGCGCTCGAACTGCCTTTCGCCTCGGTCTGGCTGACGCTGGCCCTGACGATGTACGCCGCCAGCGCGGTGTTCCTCATGTTCCTGGTCCTGGTCGGACGATGGGCCCTCATCCCCACCTGGGGTCTGATGGTGCTGATCGGGAACCCCTCCTCCGGCGGCGCGGTCTCCTGGCCCCTGCTCCCCACGTTCCTGGGCCTGGTCGGTCGTTGGCTGCCGACGGGCGCGGCGATCGGGGCGATCCACACCGAGGTCTACTTCCCCGGATATCTGCACGCCTTCCCGTTCCTGGTCCTCACCGGCTGGGCCCTCGTCTCGACGGTGGTCTTCTGCCTTCTGAGGAACCGCCGGCCCACAGCGGAGCGAGCAGTCGCTGCGCCCCCCGAATGA
- a CDS encoding helix-turn-helix domain-containing protein produces MTESSGAPEAGVEPVITKTGRFSDYDETVADWCHMEHALELVGTRSAMILLREIYYGARRFDALARHTGLTEAVTSQRLKRLVDAGLLERHPYREPGQRTRYEYVLTDLGRSLFPVFVALMEWGARLGNEGGVELVHVGCGSPVGAVVQCAKGHDVGLPDTAARFVSDGERGDH; encoded by the coding sequence ATGACGGAGTCCAGCGGGGCGCCGGAAGCCGGTGTCGAGCCGGTGATCACCAAGACCGGGCGATTCTCCGACTACGACGAGACCGTGGCCGACTGGTGCCACATGGAGCACGCCCTGGAACTGGTCGGCACGCGGTCCGCGATGATCCTCCTGCGCGAGATCTACTACGGCGCCCGGCGCTTCGACGCGCTCGCCCGGCACACCGGTCTGACCGAAGCCGTCACCTCCCAGCGGCTCAAGCGCCTCGTCGACGCGGGTCTGCTCGAACGGCATCCCTACCGGGAGCCCGGCCAGCGGACCAGGTACGAGTACGTCCTCACCGATCTGGGCCGGTCGCTGTTCCCCGTGTTCGTCGCCCTGATGGAATGGGGAGCGCGCCTCGGCAACGAAGGCGGCGTCGAACTCGTCCACGTCGGCTGCGGAAGCCCGGTCGGCGCCGTGGTGCAGTGCGCGAAGGGCCACGACGTGGGTCTGCCCGACACGGCCGCGCGGTTCGTGTCGGACGGGGAACGCGGGGACCACTGA
- a CDS encoding MFS transporter has protein sequence MSSTIPNGRRWWALLVLCLGVMMVFVNVSSTISALSPLQDALHLSASTTVWVSSAFSLALVSLVLSAGTLSDILGRRRTLLSGVTLFTIGSVIAFLAGNAGLLIAAQALMGVGAAAVLPSSLAIVSHTFTDPHERTGAISAWASCAGLGLAVGPLVAGVLLDRVSWHAVFLTNVVIGVLALILTPLLVTESKHPTRRFDPAGVVLGTLAVASATYAIIEGGSTGYGRPVIIAAYVVFVVSLAAFVRVELRQDDPMLQLRLFKNASFTMVMSISAVTMFGFVGISLLTVLHLERVAHDSALMTGVKLLPMFATYIVVSAFAGRLVRRIGVPATLITGLVLMGAGAFALLAAGPFSGYGAMWPGLFVAGVGSAVLVAPSTAAAVNSVPPLQAGMAAASVNMFRQLGSVLGPSVLGTLVTTRFPDYLHDRLAASGVPADRVDGVVAGITHGGTSSPPAAQAHAISVAVPQAFSEALHLGWLVAGIVLLVMTVPTVWFLRRPAAA, from the coding sequence GTGTCCAGCACCATCCCGAACGGGCGGAGGTGGTGGGCTCTTCTGGTCCTCTGCCTCGGTGTGATGATGGTCTTCGTCAACGTTTCCTCGACGATCTCGGCACTCTCGCCGCTTCAGGACGCCCTGCACCTGTCCGCGAGCACCACGGTCTGGGTGAGCAGTGCTTTCAGCCTCGCCCTGGTGAGTCTGGTGCTGTCGGCCGGCACGCTGAGCGACATCCTCGGGCGGCGGCGGACGCTCCTGTCGGGCGTCACGCTTTTCACGATCGGCAGTGTCATCGCCTTTCTGGCGGGCAACGCGGGCCTGCTCATCGCGGCCCAGGCGCTGATGGGAGTCGGGGCGGCGGCCGTCCTGCCGTCCAGCCTGGCGATCGTGAGTCACACGTTCACCGACCCGCATGAGCGCACCGGCGCCATCAGCGCCTGGGCGAGCTGCGCGGGCCTCGGGCTGGCGGTCGGACCCCTGGTGGCGGGCGTACTGCTCGACCGGGTGTCGTGGCACGCCGTCTTCCTCACCAACGTGGTCATCGGCGTGCTCGCCCTGATCCTCACCCCGCTCCTGGTGACCGAGAGCAAGCACCCGACACGCCGGTTCGACCCGGCGGGCGTCGTGCTCGGCACCCTCGCCGTCGCGTCCGCCACGTACGCGATCATCGAGGGTGGCTCCACGGGCTACGGCCGGCCCGTCATCATCGCCGCGTACGTCGTCTTCGTCGTCTCGCTGGCGGCCTTCGTGCGGGTCGAACTCCGCCAGGACGACCCCATGCTGCAACTGCGGCTGTTCAAGAACGCGTCGTTCACGATGGTGATGAGCATCAGCGCCGTCACCATGTTCGGCTTCGTCGGCATCTCACTGCTCACCGTCCTCCATCTGGAGCGGGTCGCCCACGACAGCGCCCTGATGACGGGCGTGAAGCTGCTCCCGATGTTCGCCACCTACATCGTTGTCAGCGCGTTCGCCGGCCGCCTGGTGCGCAGAATCGGCGTCCCGGCCACGCTCATCACCGGCCTCGTCCTCATGGGCGCGGGGGCCTTCGCACTCCTGGCGGCCGGACCCTTCAGCGGGTACGGGGCCATGTGGCCCGGCCTGTTCGTCGCCGGCGTGGGCTCGGCCGTCCTGGTGGCGCCGTCGACCGCCGCGGCCGTCAACAGCGTGCCACCGCTCCAGGCCGGCATGGCGGCCGCGTCGGTCAACATGTTCCGCCAGCTCGGCAGCGTGCTCGGCCCCAGTGTTCTGGGCACCCTGGTCACCACCCGCTTCCCGGACTACCTGCACGACCGGCTGGCCGCGTCCGGCGTCCCGGCCGACCGCGTCGACGGCGTGGTCGCCGGAATCACCCACGGCGGGACGAGCAGCCCCCCGGCCGCACAGGCGCATGCGATCTCCGTCGCCGTCCCCCAGGCCTTCAGCGAAGCCCTTCATCTGGGCTGGCTCGTCGCCGGGATCGTGCTCCTCGTGATGACCGTCCCGACGGTGTGGTTCCTGCGCCGTCCCGCGGCGGCATAG
- a CDS encoding serine protease, producing MTGISRRALTAVLASFALVIGMSAEARGIVNGDRVTSPAKYPWMAQIQILRDGRHQGSCAGTLVSERWVLTAGHCVDSQDIRVVLGSTALRTETDGSFRVVRVVRHPRYAPGGGPLRYDAALLRLDPPVRFGRTVAPLALPASSRPTSYPGPLVVAGWGHTREDGPASDTLLETHQTESGRCFRQGLRRKVHLCTLIRGHRAPCYGDSGAPLMHRNARGGFTLVGITSGTVGSHPCGAEGQENYFARVTALVDWIRHWIHHSTEPLARQHR from the coding sequence ATGACAGGGATTTCCCGCCGGGCGCTGACGGCCGTACTGGCGTCCTTCGCCCTCGTGATCGGCATGTCGGCGGAGGCTCGAGGGATCGTCAACGGCGATCGGGTGACCTCGCCGGCCAAGTACCCCTGGATGGCGCAGATCCAGATCCTGCGGGACGGACGGCACCAGGGCTCCTGCGCGGGCACCCTGGTGAGCGAGAGGTGGGTCCTCACCGCCGGCCATTGTGTCGACAGCCAGGACATCAGGGTGGTCCTGGGCAGCACCGCGCTCCGGACGGAGACCGACGGTTCGTTCCGGGTGGTCCGCGTCGTCAGGCACCCGCGGTACGCGCCGGGCGGCGGCCCTCTCCGTTATGACGCGGCGCTCCTGCGGCTGGACCCGCCCGTGAGGTTCGGTCGCACGGTCGCGCCCCTGGCGTTGCCCGCCTCCTCCCGCCCGACGTCGTATCCGGGGCCGCTGGTGGTCGCCGGCTGGGGCCACACCCGTGAGGACGGTCCCGCCTCGGACACGCTGCTGGAGACGCACCAGACCGAGAGCGGCCGGTGCTTCCGGCAGGGGCTTCGACGGAAGGTCCACCTGTGCACGCTCATCCGGGGCCACCGGGCGCCCTGCTACGGGGACAGCGGAGCACCCCTGATGCACCGCAACGCCCGGGGCGGGTTCACCCTCGTCGGTATCACCAGCGGCACCGTCGGTAGCCATCCGTGCGGAGCGGAGGGCCAGGAGAACTACTTCGCCCGGGTCACGGCCCTCGTCGACTGGATCCGTCATTGGATCCATCACTCCACCGAGCCGCTTGCGCGACAACACCGATGA
- a CDS encoding IclR family transcriptional regulator C-terminal domain-containing protein, producing MRRDGNPEFIEALARGLDVLRCFRPGCGSMTLSEIAGATGLARPTARRILITLEQLGYVRSQERGFCLTPRVLDLGTAYIGSMNLWELARPHLRDLVEQTNESCSIAQLDGSDIVYVARVAVPKLVTLGVTIGTRFPALQTSLGKVLLATLSHDELDKSLAEPSRSGVTPRWTPDRDEIHAALRDVRAKGWAVTDQDLAPGIRSVAAPVRDGNGRTVAAVNVNAHAAETSVETLVDHHLPLLLRAASAISGDWATWQARPLDILDTAP from the coding sequence ATGCGCCGAGACGGAAATCCCGAGTTCATCGAGGCCCTCGCCCGAGGGCTGGACGTGTTGCGCTGCTTCCGGCCGGGCTGCGGCTCCATGACCCTCAGCGAGATCGCCGGCGCCACGGGCCTCGCCCGCCCCACGGCCCGGAGGATCCTCATCACCCTGGAGCAGCTCGGCTACGTCCGCTCGCAGGAGCGCGGCTTCTGCCTCACGCCCCGGGTGCTCGACCTCGGCACCGCGTACATCGGCTCGATGAACCTCTGGGAACTCGCGCGTCCCCACCTGCGCGATCTGGTCGAACAGACCAACGAGTCCTGCTCGATCGCCCAGCTCGACGGGTCCGACATCGTCTACGTGGCCAGGGTCGCCGTACCGAAACTGGTCACCCTCGGCGTCACCATCGGTACCAGGTTCCCCGCCCTGCAGACCTCGCTCGGCAAGGTTCTGCTGGCCACGCTGTCGCACGACGAACTCGACAAGTCCCTGGCCGAACCCAGCCGTTCCGGCGTCACCCCGCGCTGGACCCCGGACCGGGACGAGATCCACGCCGCCCTGCGTGATGTGCGGGCCAAGGGATGGGCGGTCACCGATCAGGACCTCGCGCCGGGCATCCGCTCGGTCGCCGCGCCCGTACGCGACGGGAACGGCAGGACCGTCGCGGCCGTGAACGTCAACGCCCACGCCGCCGAGACCTCGGTGGAAACCCTAGTCGACCACCACCTGCCCCTGTTGCTGCGCGCGGCGAGCGCCATCAGCGGCGACTGGGCGACGTGGCAGGCACGCCCCCTGGACATCCTCGACACCGCACCCTGA
- a CDS encoding dioxygenase — MAFVTEENLTDLAEKRWATAHSPRLAELTTALVRHLHAFAREVRLTEDEWTAAVEWLTATGRISDDKRQEFILASDVLGLSTLVVQLNHRFAPAATPATVLGPFHIDGSPPAPHGFDMSDGVEGTPLFVTGRVLGLDGTPLPDVVLDVWQADADGAYESQLADVDEARLRAKYRTRSDGTYCVRTIAPLGYAIPMDGPVGALIGRTGISHYRPAHIHFLIDHPGHDRLITHLFRSGSPYLDSDVVFGTKDELVVDFSEHPAGPAPDGSTVDAPYLHAEFDFVLQPSASGGTRP, encoded by the coding sequence ATGGCCTTCGTGACGGAGGAGAATCTCACCGACCTCGCGGAGAAGCGCTGGGCCACCGCCCATTCGCCCCGGCTCGCCGAACTGACGACGGCGTTGGTGCGGCACCTGCACGCGTTCGCCCGCGAGGTCCGGCTCACCGAGGACGAGTGGACGGCGGCCGTGGAGTGGCTCACGGCGACCGGGAGGATCAGCGACGACAAACGTCAGGAGTTCATCCTCGCCTCCGACGTGCTCGGGCTGAGCACGCTCGTCGTGCAGCTCAACCACCGCTTCGCACCGGCCGCGACGCCCGCCACGGTCCTCGGCCCGTTCCACATCGACGGCTCACCGCCGGCCCCGCACGGCTTCGACATGTCCGACGGTGTCGAGGGCACTCCCTTGTTCGTCACCGGCCGCGTGCTCGGACTCGACGGAACTCCGTTGCCGGACGTCGTCCTGGACGTGTGGCAGGCCGACGCGGACGGCGCCTACGAGTCACAGCTCGCGGACGTCGACGAGGCACGGCTGCGCGCGAAGTACCGGACGCGGTCCGACGGGACGTACTGCGTGCGCACCATCGCGCCGCTCGGTTACGCCATCCCGATGGACGGACCGGTCGGCGCTCTCATCGGCCGGACCGGCATCAGTCACTACCGGCCCGCGCACATCCACTTCCTCATCGACCACCCCGGCCACGACCGGCTGATCACCCACCTGTTCCGGAGCGGCTCGCCCTACCTCGACAGCGATGTCGTGTTCGGGACCAAGGACGAACTGGTCGTGGACTTCAGCGAGCATCCGGCCGGCCCGGCCCCGGACGGGAGCACCGTCGACGCGCCTTATCTGCATGCCGAGTTCGACTTCGTGCTGCAGCCCTCGGCCTCGGGCGGGACGCGGCCGTGA
- a CDS encoding DoxX family protein: MNFGLLLLRLLLAALLCGHGAQKLFGRFGGAGPDATAAVFERWGFVPGRPMVLLAGLAELTGAASLATGLLTPGGCAVIVGTMTVAAVATAPNGFWAQQGGCEVPFWYGAAAAVLGYTGPGAWSLDHAVGLDTLHGPGWGTAALAVGSATAAVPLVLRSRVLRTRAQHHNEVTS, translated from the coding sequence GTGAACTTCGGCCTTCTCCTGTTGCGGCTGCTTCTCGCCGCGCTCCTGTGCGGCCATGGCGCCCAGAAACTGTTCGGCCGGTTCGGCGGGGCCGGCCCCGACGCAACGGCCGCCGTCTTCGAACGATGGGGCTTCGTACCCGGCCGGCCCATGGTCCTGCTCGCGGGGCTGGCGGAGCTGACCGGAGCGGCGTCGCTCGCGACCGGCCTGCTCACTCCCGGCGGCTGCGCCGTCATCGTCGGCACGATGACGGTGGCGGCCGTGGCGACCGCCCCGAACGGGTTCTGGGCGCAACAGGGCGGCTGCGAGGTCCCGTTCTGGTACGGCGCGGCGGCCGCCGTCCTCGGCTACACCGGTCCGGGCGCATGGTCCCTCGACCACGCCGTCGGCCTCGACACACTCCACGGCCCCGGCTGGGGAACCGCCGCGCTCGCCGTCGGGTCGGCCACCGCCGCCGTACCTCTCGTCCTCCGGTCGCGGGTGCTGCGCACCCGGGCACAGCACCACAACGAGGTGACTTCATGA
- a CDS encoding amidohydrolase family protein, whose protein sequence is MTIDTPHPDDLTAGRPLLFRNATVLSMDPAIGLLEGGDVLVRGERIERVGHALTAPEDAVVVDATGGILMPGMVDTHRHMWQTALRGFGADWTLSQYFVFYYLNWGKIFRPEDVHAGNLLSAVEALDAGVTTTVDWSHGLRTPEHGDAAVEALRAVPGRFVLAYGNLLGAPWEWATAPEMRRFVDRHFSARDDMLGLQLAFDVTGDAAFPEKAAFEAARELGVPVTTHAGVWGATGDDGIRLMWDHGFMTPDVTYVHSATLSEDSYQRIAASGGRVSVSAESEQNAGQGYPPTWRLRRHGIPVSLSMDTSVWFSADLFSAMRATLSADRAREHLEAHAAGETVVHHTLRAQDVVEWATLGGARVLGLDDRIGSLTPGKKADLVLIRNDRAPAMFPLLHPYGHVVYQAQRADVDTVVVDGRVVKYRHELLGVDLPRAREAVGATVEYARRALGEKAWREALEPEIPRTEPVSNPYTYSTYRGEGVAVRQEES, encoded by the coding sequence ATGACGATCGACACCCCGCACCCCGACGACCTCACCGCCGGACGCCCCCTTCTCTTCCGCAACGCCACCGTGCTGTCCATGGATCCCGCGATCGGCCTGCTGGAGGGCGGAGACGTCCTGGTGCGCGGGGAGCGCATCGAACGGGTCGGGCACGCGTTGACGGCACCCGAGGACGCGGTCGTGGTGGACGCCACCGGCGGCATCCTGATGCCGGGCATGGTCGACACACACCGGCACATGTGGCAGACGGCGCTGCGCGGGTTCGGCGCGGACTGGACGCTGTCCCAGTACTTCGTCTTCTACTACCTGAACTGGGGCAAGATCTTCCGCCCCGAGGACGTCCACGCGGGCAATCTGCTGTCGGCCGTCGAGGCGCTCGACGCGGGCGTGACCACGACGGTGGACTGGTCGCACGGACTGCGCACTCCCGAACACGGGGACGCGGCCGTCGAGGCGCTGCGGGCCGTGCCGGGCCGCTTCGTCCTCGCCTACGGCAACCTCCTGGGCGCGCCGTGGGAGTGGGCGACGGCCCCGGAGATGCGCAGGTTCGTGGACCGTCACTTCTCCGCGCGGGACGACATGCTGGGCCTCCAGCTGGCGTTCGACGTCACGGGCGACGCGGCGTTCCCGGAGAAGGCCGCGTTCGAGGCCGCCCGTGAGCTCGGCGTGCCGGTCACCACCCACGCCGGGGTCTGGGGCGCGACGGGCGACGACGGCATCCGCCTGATGTGGGACCACGGGTTCATGACCCCCGACGTCACCTATGTGCACTCCGCCACGCTCAGCGAGGACTCCTACCAGCGGATCGCCGCTTCCGGCGGCAGGGTGTCGGTGTCGGCGGAGAGCGAGCAGAACGCCGGACAGGGCTACCCGCCCACCTGGCGGCTGCGCCGGCACGGCATCCCGGTGTCGCTGTCGATGGACACCAGCGTGTGGTTCAGCGCCGACCTCTTCTCCGCGATGCGGGCCACACTCTCCGCCGACCGCGCCCGCGAGCACCTGGAGGCCCACGCGGCCGGCGAGACGGTGGTCCATCACACGCTGCGGGCGCAGGACGTCGTCGAGTGGGCCACCCTCGGTGGCGCGCGGGTCCTCGGCCTCGACGACCGGATCGGCTCGCTGACACCGGGGAAGAAGGCGGACCTCGTACTGATCAGGAACGACCGCGCTCCGGCCATGTTCCCGCTCCTGCACCCCTATGGGCATGTGGTGTACCAGGCCCAGCGGGCCGACGTGGACACGGTCGTCGTCGACGGCAGGGTCGTGAAGTACCGGCACGAACTGCTCGGTGTCGACCTGCCCAGGGCGCGCGAGGCCGTGGGCGCCACGGTCGAGTACGCCCGCAGGGCGCTGGGCGAGAAGGCGTGGCGGGAGGCGCTGGAGCCGGAGATCCCGCGCACCGAGCCGGTCTCGAACCCGTACACCTACAGCACGTATCGCGGCGAGGGTGTCGCCGTGCGGCAGGAGGAGTCCTAA
- a CDS encoding CaiB/BaiF CoA-transferase family protein, translating to MTDGVRGPLDGLLVADFSRILAGPYATMLLADLGADVVKVEGPAGDDTRTWTPPVRDGVSTYYLGVNRGKRSVVLDFRDPRDARLARELARRADVVIENFKPGGLARYGLDHASVSTVNPGVVYASISGFGTGPGRDVPGYDLMVQAISGLMSLTGDPEGPAYRAGISVFDVMAGNHAAIGILAALRHRDATGNGQLVEVNLLSSALTGLVNHSSAYAAGGTVPYRMGNAHPSVFPYEPLPTADRDLIVTAANDGQFRRLCEVLGIPGTADDPRFRHNADRTERREELRPILVERLRTRGALEWFDLLVAAGVPCGPINTIDGGFAMAERFGLDPVVEVGEGERAVPTTRHPIRFSRTPAAYRLPPPALDEHGEDVRKWLESGEDVRAGLEDGDA from the coding sequence ATGACCGACGGTGTGCGCGGGCCGCTCGACGGGCTGCTGGTGGCGGATTTCTCGCGGATCCTGGCGGGTCCGTACGCGACGATGCTGCTGGCGGACCTCGGCGCCGACGTGGTCAAGGTCGAGGGCCCGGCGGGGGACGACACCCGTACCTGGACGCCACCCGTGAGGGACGGGGTGTCGACGTACTACCTGGGCGTCAACCGGGGGAAGCGGTCGGTCGTCCTGGACTTCCGCGACCCGCGGGACGCCCGGCTCGCCAGAGAACTGGCCCGGCGGGCGGACGTGGTGATCGAGAACTTCAAGCCGGGCGGCCTGGCCCGCTATGGTCTGGACCACGCCTCGGTGAGCACCGTGAACCCCGGCGTGGTCTACGCCTCGATCAGTGGATTCGGTACGGGCCCGGGGCGGGACGTTCCCGGGTACGACCTGATGGTGCAGGCGATCTCCGGACTGATGAGTCTCACCGGCGACCCCGAGGGGCCCGCGTACCGGGCCGGCATCTCGGTGTTCGACGTGATGGCCGGAAACCACGCGGCCATCGGGATCCTCGCCGCACTGCGCCACCGCGACGCCACCGGAAACGGTCAGCTGGTGGAGGTGAACCTGCTGTCCTCGGCGCTGACCGGGCTGGTCAACCACAGCTCCGCGTACGCCGCCGGCGGGACCGTGCCGTACCGGATGGGCAACGCGCACCCCAGCGTGTTCCCCTACGAGCCGTTGCCGACCGCCGACCGGGACCTGATCGTCACCGCCGCCAACGACGGACAGTTCCGCAGGCTGTGCGAGGTGCTCGGCATCCCCGGGACCGCCGACGACCCCCGCTTCCGCCACAACGCCGACCGCACCGAGCGGCGTGAGGAGCTGCGGCCGATCCTGGTGGAGCGTCTGAGGACGCGCGGCGCTCTGGAGTGGTTCGACCTGCTGGTGGCCGCGGGGGTGCCGTGCGGGCCGATCAACACGATCGACGGCGGCTTCGCCATGGCCGAACGCTTCGGGCTCGACCCGGTGGTCGAGGTCGGTGAGGGCGAGCGGGCGGTGCCCACGACCCGGCACCCGATCCGCTTCTCCAGGACACCGGCCGCCTACCGGCTGCCGCCGCCCGCCCTCGACGAACACGGCGAGGACGTACGCAAGTGGCTGGAGAGCGGCGAGGACGTGCGCGCAGGGCTGGAGGACGGCGATGCCTGA